Proteins from a genomic interval of Trifolium pratense cultivar HEN17-A07 linkage group LG6, ARS_RC_1.1, whole genome shotgun sequence:
- the LOC123891921 gene encoding uncharacterized protein LOC123891921 yields the protein MDTSLSFSRLLSSSTTTSLLSPKTKTLSSNFTLPLKLNRFNPKPLRFSTSSKISATISVGDKLPESTFSYLDPAGEVQTITVSDLTKGKKAVLFAIPGAFTPTCSQKHCQLIMCDCSSLIGCFRFVFQKLCARKLILIMGILCGFVSSNWAESVIQFDFEMATQFDMLCDVLPGHNSWKFKVRVLRMWAISSFMKPNELNSMEMVLIDEKGGKIHALIRKELDLWKLKIPSKIYNHTISAETTKVSANSSDEKAITIELHVQGFYKLFVQPLAGLQPIPTESDFIVSPIYKYSFKIPLFYLSILSFILSRRLANLPISKDLANYIEPYIVENCISMGQQFGEKEFKIVFYIEVVEIDLADCEDCDDYRRRGIV from the exons ATGGAtacatctctctctttctctagaCTCCTCTCTTCTTCCACCACCACATCACTCTTATctcccaaaaccaaaaccctctcttccaattttaccctcccCCTCAAACTCAACCGTTTCAACCCAAAACCTCTCCGATTTTCCACTTCATCCAAAATCTCCGCCACCATCTCCGTCGGCGACAAACTTCCCGAATCCACCTTCTCATACCTCGACCCCGCCGGCGAAGTCCAAACCATAACAGTTTCCGACCTAACAAAAGGCAAAAAAGCCGTTCTCTTCGCCATTCCAGGAGCTTTCACACCAACATGCTCACAGAAACACTGCCAGCTTATCATGTGCGATTGTTCCAGCTTAATAGGGTGTTTTAGATTCGTTTTTCAAAAGCTTTGCGCGCGTAAATTGATTCTGATTATGGGAATACTATGCGGCTTTGTTTCTAGCAATTGG GCTGAATCAGTCATCCAATTCGATTTCGAAATGGCAACCCAATTTGACATGTTGTGCGATGTTCTTCCTGGGCATAATTCATGGAAGTTCAAAGTTCGTGTCCTCCGTATGTGggcaatttcttcttttatgaAGCCTAATGAGTTGAACTCTATGGAAATGGTGCTGATAGATGAGAAG GGAGGTAAGATTCATGCCTTGATAAGGAAAGAATTGGATCTATGGAAACTTAAAATTCCTAGCAAAATCTATAACCACACAATTAGTGCAGAAACTACTAAAGTGTCTGCAAATAGTTCCGATGAAAAAGCAATAACAATAGAACTTCATGTACAAGGATTCTATAAGCTTTTTGTTCAGCCTTTGGCTGGACTTCAACCTATACCAACCGAAAGTGATTTTATTGTATCTCCTATCTATAAATACAGTTTCAAGATTCCTCTTTTCTATCTCTctattttatctttcattttatcTCGAAGGTTGGCCAATTTACCCATTAGCAAGGATTTAGCTAATTATATTGAACCCTATATTGTTGAAAATTGCATTTCAATGGGACAACAATTTGGAGAGAAAGAATTTaagattgttttttatattgagGTCGTTGAAATAGATCTGGCAGATTGTGAAGATTGCGATGATTATCGTAGACGCGGTATCGTTTGA
- the LOC123892784 gene encoding 60S ribosomal protein L15-1-like, which yields MGAYKYVSELWRKKQSDVMGFVQRIRCWEYRQQSSIVRLTRPTRPDKARRLGYKAKQGYVVYRVRVRRGGRKRPVSKGIVYGKPTNQGVTQLKFQRSKRSVAEERAGRKLGGLRVLNSYWVNEDSTFKYFEVILVDVAHSAIRNDPRINWLANPVHVHRELRGLTSAGKENRGLRGKGHRTIKARPSRRANWKRNNTLSLRRYR from the exons ATGG GTGCTTACAAGTACGTTTCTGAGCTATGGCGGAAGAAGCAATCGGATGTTATGGGATTCGTGCAGCGTATCAGGTGCTGGGAGTATCGTCAACAATCTTCCATTGTTCGTCTCACTAGGCCTACTCGTCCTGACAAGGCTCGCCGTTTGGGTTACAAAGCCAAACAG GGCTATGTTGTTTACCGCGTCCGTGTTAGGAGAGGTGGAAGAAAGAGGCCTGTTTCCAAGGGTATTGTTTATGGTAAACCAACAAACCAGGGAGTTACCCAACTCAAGTTTCAGAGGAGCAAAAGGTCAGTTGCTGAAGAGCGTGCTGGACGTAAACTGGGTGGTCTTAGGGTTCTCAACTCCTACTGGGTCAATGAG GATTCCACCTTCAAATATTTTGAGGTCATTTTGGTCGATGTAGCTCACAGTGCCATAAGAAATGACCCAAGGATCAACTGGCTCGCCAATCCCGTCCACGTACACAGGGAACTTCGTGGCCTCACTTCAGCTGGAAAAGAAAACCGAGGTTTGAGAGGCAAGGGGCACCGTACCATCAAAGCCCGTCCATCCCGCAGGGCCAACTGGAAGAGAAACAACACCCTTTCTCTTCGTCGTTACCgttga